One genomic segment of Peribacillus sp. FSL H8-0477 includes these proteins:
- a CDS encoding amino acid adenylation domain-containing protein, whose product MENQQRWALSGAQSGIWFAQQLEPNNPIYNTGEYIEIKGNIDLNKFEEALTRAVKEAESLHLQFGEDQNGPYQVMGFADEVPFHFLNVSDQINPAEKALQWMKEDLLRPINLKTDRLFSQALFRVTADRYFWYQRIHHIVMDAFGFSLLSQRVAKLYTALVQGRTCEETAFSPFVKLLEEDLGYRASEKFEHDRQFWLERFVDQPEVMSLAERAPRTSTGFLSQTGYLSSAAAQSFKKNAHKYGGTWHELAMAVTAVYIHRLTGTEDVILSLPMMGRLGSASINIPSMVMNLLPLRLAVQPEMTLRDLVKQVSKEVRTIRRHQNYRHEELRRDLKLLGDNQRLFGPQINVMPFDYGLDFAGNQAITHKLATGPVDDLSINIYDKSDGNGLRIDLDANPEVYGLGELATHHSRFLSLLEKVANLEGGHLIGELEVLLPEERVKVMHQWNQTDQEIPLASLPELFENQAAKTPYLTALADEKTVLSYAELNERANQLAHLLVKKELGPEKFAAIALPRSVNMVVVMLGVLKTGAAYLPIDPDYPIDRIDYILNDAKPICLITNKELASKLPIDGATELVILDELELHQYPTENVDDTKRIGKLSPLNPAYMIYTSGSTGKPKGVVIQSESLINFLSSMQSQFSLHQEDRLLAVTTIAFDISGLEIYLPLLHGAGCIVASKETIQEPKALAEMMTQHDITIMQATPTLWQAMVANYPEVIKNLRVLVGGEALSISLATALQEIGCEVTNLYGPTETTIWSTSNSLNSNQAGMPSIGSPLWNTQVFVLDAGLQPVPQGIVGELYIAGMGLARGYLGRPDLTAERFVANPYGPKGSRMYRTGDLVRWRDDGSLDYISRADHQVKIRGFRIELGEIEARLAQHPEVEQASVIVREDTPGERRIAAYIVSSKNSTVDSGELREFAGSSLPDYMVPSAIVVMQELPLTPNGKLNRKELPVPDLYSLITDRVPRTPQEEILSELFAEVLGLSRVGIDDSFFNLGGHSLLASTLMARIRSTFGVELGIGKIFEAPTVSSLAKTLSQGKSARLPVKKTSKPEKIPLSFAQRRLWFLHSLEGPSPTYNIPLVIELTGDLDTKALEAAINDIVAHHETLRTIFPVTEGNAYQDIIDSSEAQVELLITRIKESELDAEITSATRYSFNLAMEPSIYAQLFTMKRDKHVLVLLLHHIVADGWSLTPLTRDLTAAYKARIRGEAPNLTPLPVQYADYALWQEEMLLARDNGEVSLVAEQLDYWRKTLANLPEQLELPMDFPRPIEPSYKGDTRRFTISPVLHGKLIELARENGVSLFMVLQAGLAALFTRLGAGTDIPIGSPIAGRSDDALSEIVGLFINTLVLRTDTSGNPSFRELFERVRTVDLAAYDHQDIPFERLVEELNPPRLRSRHPLFQIMLALQNTPEPKLELPNVQSNLELVSVGTSKFDMTIEIRETYDEIGKPDGMNGFVEYSTDLYKYESMDLLVNRYVRLLEAAVTEPDQPIGRLNILASEERQKILVESNPHGKEIEQETLPALFEEQVSKYPEKIAAVYEEESVTYAELNKRANQLAHLLMDKGVGAEQFVALATPRSLDMVVGLLAVLKAGAAYLPLDPDYPIDRLTFMIQDAKPSCVLTSSSVAASLPGIHSQQIVMDDPSTLVELSRYSSENPLDSDRKQPISPLNTAYIIYTSGSTGVPKGVVIPHQNVTRLFRSTEAWYQFNADDVWTMFHSYAFDFSVWEIWGALLQGGKLVVVPHAISRSPEEFLQLLVDERVTVLNQTPSAFYQLMQADRNHPELGQDLALRYVIYGGEALELSRLEDWYSRHLENAPQLINMYGITETTVHVSYLELNRDITSVKANSLIGSAIPDLGVYILDESLQPVPAGVIGEMYVSGAGLARGYLGRHGLTAERFVANPFGQAGSRMYRTGDLAKWREDGSLDYLGRADHQIKIRGFRIELGEIEAILAQCTELVQVAVIVREDNPGDKRLVAYVVPAANTDFDSAELRRYVAASLPDYMIPSAFVQMVDLPLTANGKLNRKALPIPEFGAAITGRGPRTPQEEILCNLFMDVLGLPQVGIDDGFFDLGGHSLLAVQLMSKIREALGIELGIGNLFEAPTIAGLVERFEMGSSQSALAVLLPLRKSGQELPLFCLHPAGGLSWCYAGLMTALGPDYPIYGLQARGISERERYPETLVEMAEDYIKQIRKVQPQGPYRLLGWSLGGNVVHAMAVQLQNEGEEVQLAAILDAYPSQFLPTQDAPGDEEALIALLALGGFEPNKLGSEPLDDASAIEILRQDGSALASLEEETILNLKETYVNSVRIMGEYEPGVFNGDVLFFKSTLVPEWFPDISTDSWHPYIKGVIEQHDIVCRHKDMCQPEPLAEIGQVIATKLAKMKTYALINEGGDNG is encoded by the coding sequence ATGGAGAACCAACAGCGCTGGGCATTGTCCGGCGCACAGTCCGGCATATGGTTTGCCCAGCAGCTAGAACCGAATAATCCGATTTATAATACCGGTGAGTACATAGAGATTAAAGGGAACATTGATCTAAATAAGTTTGAAGAAGCACTGACTAGGGCTGTAAAGGAAGCAGAAAGTTTACATCTCCAATTTGGGGAAGACCAAAATGGGCCCTATCAGGTAATGGGATTCGCTGATGAAGTACCTTTTCATTTCTTGAATGTAAGTGATCAAATTAATCCTGCAGAGAAGGCCTTGCAATGGATGAAAGAAGATCTGCTTCGGCCCATTAACTTGAAAACGGATAGGCTCTTCTCTCAAGCCTTATTTAGGGTCACAGCAGACCGGTATTTCTGGTATCAGCGGATTCATCATATTGTTATGGATGCCTTCGGTTTTTCCTTGCTATCGCAGCGAGTGGCGAAACTATATACGGCACTTGTTCAAGGTCGAACCTGTGAAGAAACAGCCTTTAGCCCCTTTGTTAAGCTTTTGGAAGAAGATTTAGGGTATCGCGCATCAGAAAAATTTGAACATGATCGGCAGTTTTGGCTGGAGCGCTTTGTCGATCAACCGGAAGTTATGAGTCTTGCTGAACGGGCACCTAGGACATCTACTGGTTTTCTTAGTCAAACGGGTTATTTGTCATCAGCCGCTGCACAATCGTTTAAAAAAAATGCTCATAAATATGGGGGAACATGGCATGAATTGGCCATGGCCGTCACAGCTGTTTATATCCATCGTCTGACGGGGACGGAAGATGTCATCTTATCTCTGCCGATGATGGGGCGCTTAGGATCTGCTTCAATTAATATTCCAAGTATGGTCATGAACTTACTCCCGCTCCGTTTAGCGGTACAACCGGAGATGACGTTGAGGGATTTAGTCAAGCAAGTATCAAAAGAAGTACGTACGATCCGCCGCCATCAAAATTATAGACATGAAGAACTTCGCCGTGACCTCAAGCTTCTTGGTGATAATCAACGATTATTCGGTCCGCAAATTAATGTCATGCCTTTTGACTATGGGTTGGATTTTGCCGGTAATCAAGCGATAACACATAAGTTGGCTACAGGACCCGTCGATGACCTCTCAATCAATATTTATGACAAGTCTGATGGTAATGGACTCAGAATCGATTTGGATGCGAATCCTGAAGTGTATGGGTTGGGGGAGTTAGCCACCCATCACAGCCGTTTCTTAAGCTTACTTGAAAAAGTGGCCAATCTTGAGGGGGGCCATTTAATAGGGGAACTTGAAGTGCTGTTACCGGAAGAACGCGTGAAGGTTATGCATCAATGGAATCAAACAGACCAAGAAATTCCTCTTGCTAGTCTGCCAGAATTATTTGAAAATCAAGCAGCAAAAACCCCGTACCTGACAGCTCTAGCAGATGAAAAGACCGTTCTTAGTTATGCTGAATTGAATGAGCGAGCGAATCAACTTGCACATCTATTAGTAAAAAAAGAACTAGGACCCGAAAAATTCGCAGCGATTGCCTTACCACGCTCTGTGAACATGGTTGTGGTCATGTTGGGTGTATTAAAAACAGGGGCCGCATACTTACCAATTGACCCAGATTACCCAATCGACCGTATCGATTACATATTGAACGACGCGAAGCCAATTTGCCTCATAACAAACAAAGAGCTTGCTTCAAAGTTACCAATTGACGGGGCAACTGAGCTCGTTATATTGGATGAGTTAGAACTGCATCAATATCCTACTGAGAATGTGGATGACACGAAACGGATTGGCAAGCTATCACCGCTTAATCCGGCATATATGATTTATACATCTGGTTCCACGGGGAAACCAAAAGGCGTCGTGATTCAATCGGAAAGCTTGATTAACTTCCTTTCTTCTATGCAAAGTCAATTTTCTTTGCATCAAGAAGACAGGCTTTTAGCGGTTACGACTATTGCTTTTGATATATCTGGTTTAGAAATTTACCTGCCGCTTCTTCATGGAGCCGGCTGCATCGTTGCTTCTAAGGAGACGATTCAAGAGCCTAAGGCTTTAGCAGAAATGATGACACAGCATGATATTACGATTATGCAAGCGACACCGACGCTTTGGCAAGCAATGGTAGCCAATTACCCAGAGGTGATCAAGAATCTCAGGGTGCTTGTTGGCGGGGAGGCGCTTTCCATTAGCTTAGCCACAGCCTTACAGGAGATAGGCTGCGAAGTAACCAATCTATATGGCCCTACTGAAACAACGATATGGTCAACGTCAAATTCACTGAATTCTAACCAGGCAGGTATGCCTTCTATTGGATCACCTTTATGGAATACACAGGTGTTTGTACTTGATGCCGGATTACAACCAGTTCCTCAAGGGATTGTCGGCGAATTATATATTGCTGGAATGGGTCTGGCCCGTGGATATTTAGGCCGACCTGATTTAACAGCTGAACGTTTTGTCGCCAACCCGTATGGCCCTAAAGGAAGTCGGATGTACCGTACAGGCGATTTGGTACGTTGGAGAGATGATGGAAGCCTGGATTATATTAGTCGGGCAGATCATCAAGTTAAAATACGCGGTTTCCGAATTGAACTTGGAGAAATAGAAGCAAGGCTCGCCCAGCATCCAGAAGTTGAACAGGCGTCAGTGATTGTTCGTGAAGATACTCCCGGGGAAAGACGGATAGCAGCCTACATTGTCTCTTCAAAGAATTCAACTGTGGATTCAGGGGAACTTCGCGAGTTTGCCGGCAGCAGTCTTCCAGATTATATGGTTCCATCCGCAATCGTTGTGATGCAGGAGTTACCGCTGACACCGAATGGGAAGCTTAATCGTAAAGAATTGCCAGTGCCTGACCTCTACTCTCTCATTACAGATCGAGTACCGAGAACGCCGCAAGAAGAAATTTTGAGTGAGTTATTTGCCGAGGTTCTTGGTCTTTCTAGGGTAGGGATAGACGATAGTTTCTTTAATTTAGGCGGTCATTCACTCCTAGCCTCAACGTTAATGGCTCGCATCCGCAGTACATTTGGAGTGGAATTAGGTATAGGAAAGATCTTTGAGGCACCGACTGTATCGAGCCTTGCCAAAACGCTCTCTCAGGGAAAAAGCGCACGATTACCTGTGAAAAAAACGAGTAAACCTGAAAAGATCCCTCTATCCTTTGCTCAAAGAAGATTGTGGTTCCTTCACAGTCTTGAAGGTCCTAGTCCGACCTATAATATTCCACTAGTAATCGAGTTAACCGGTGATTTAGATACGAAGGCTCTCGAGGCCGCGATTAATGACATTGTTGCTCACCATGAAACGCTTCGGACAATTTTTCCAGTAACCGAGGGAAATGCTTATCAAGACATTATTGACTCTTCAGAAGCACAAGTTGAATTGCTAATTACAAGAATTAAAGAATCGGAACTGGATGCGGAGATTACCAGCGCTACTCGGTATAGCTTTAATCTTGCAATGGAGCCATCCATTTATGCGCAGCTTTTCACGATGAAACGAGACAAGCATGTTCTAGTTTTACTGTTACATCATATTGTAGCTGATGGATGGTCCCTCACACCGCTTACGAGAGATTTAACAGCAGCATATAAAGCCCGAATCCGTGGGGAGGCGCCTAACTTGACTCCTCTTCCCGTTCAGTATGCAGATTATGCGCTTTGGCAGGAAGAGATGTTGTTGGCTCGTGACAACGGGGAAGTCAGTTTAGTCGCTGAACAGCTTGATTATTGGAGGAAGACGTTGGCAAACCTTCCTGAACAATTGGAATTGCCTATGGATTTCCCGCGTCCTATCGAACCAAGTTATAAGGGTGATACAAGGAGATTTACCATTTCTCCTGTCCTCCATGGCAAGTTGATCGAACTGGCTCGAGAAAATGGTGTCAGCTTATTTATGGTGTTACAGGCGGGACTTGCGGCCTTGTTTACTCGCCTTGGTGCGGGTACTGACATACCAATTGGAAGTCCGATTGCAGGGAGAAGTGACGATGCCTTGAGTGAGATTGTTGGGTTATTTATTAATACCCTAGTGCTGCGTACGGATACTTCCGGAAATCCTTCTTTCCGCGAGCTTTTTGAAAGGGTGCGAACAGTTGATTTAGCGGCTTATGACCATCAAGATATTCCATTTGAACGTTTGGTAGAAGAACTGAATCCCCCTCGTTTAAGGTCTAGGCATCCGTTATTTCAAATTATGCTTGCCCTGCAAAATACGCCTGAGCCAAAATTGGAACTTCCAAATGTTCAATCCAACTTAGAGTTAGTTAGTGTTGGAACGTCTAAATTCGATATGACGATTGAAATTCGTGAAACGTATGATGAAATAGGGAAACCGGATGGAATGAACGGGTTTGTTGAATATAGTACAGATTTATATAAATACGAATCAATGGATTTACTGGTTAATCGATACGTACGATTATTAGAAGCCGCTGTTACAGAACCTGATCAGCCAATTGGCCGGCTGAACATACTTGCATCAGAAGAACGTCAAAAAATTCTAGTTGAATCAAATCCACATGGTAAAGAGATCGAGCAGGAGACTTTGCCTGCATTGTTTGAGGAACAAGTAAGTAAGTATCCTGAAAAAATTGCTGCCGTATATGAAGAGGAATCAGTAACCTATGCAGAATTAAACAAAAGGGCGAACCAACTTGCCCATCTGTTGATGGATAAAGGAGTAGGAGCGGAGCAGTTTGTAGCATTGGCTACACCAAGATCATTGGATATGGTGGTTGGTTTACTTGCTGTACTAAAAGCAGGGGCGGCTTATTTGCCTCTAGATCCAGACTATCCAATCGACAGACTGACATTCATGATCCAAGATGCAAAGCCAAGCTGTGTCCTTACAAGTTCCAGTGTGGCAGCCAGCCTCCCAGGTATACATAGCCAACAAATTGTAATGGATGATCCAAGCACGCTAGTAGAATTGTCACGATATTCTTCAGAAAACCCACTGGACAGTGACCGGAAACAGCCAATATCACCTTTAAACACAGCCTATATTATTTATACATCAGGTTCAACGGGTGTACCAAAAGGGGTAGTCATTCCTCATCAGAATGTTACAAGGCTTTTTCGGTCGACAGAAGCATGGTACCAATTTAACGCTGATGATGTTTGGACGATGTTCCACTCATATGCTTTTGATTTTTCAGTGTGGGAGATATGGGGGGCTCTTCTTCAAGGTGGAAAGCTTGTCGTTGTTCCACATGCAATCAGCCGATCACCTGAAGAGTTTTTACAGCTCCTTGTGGATGAACGAGTCACTGTTCTTAACCAGACCCCATCTGCTTTTTATCAATTAATGCAGGCGGATCGGAACCATCCGGAACTTGGGCAGGATCTTGCGTTACGGTATGTGATTTATGGCGGGGAAGCACTTGAACTTAGTCGTTTGGAGGATTGGTATAGCCGTCATCTCGAAAATGCACCGCAGTTAATTAATATGTATGGCATTACGGAAACCACCGTTCATGTAAGCTATCTTGAGCTTAATCGAGACATTACCTCGGTGAAGGCGAACAGTCTCATAGGCAGTGCAATACCGGATCTTGGTGTGTATATACTGGATGAGAGTTTACAACCAGTGCCGGCAGGAGTGATTGGTGAGATGTATGTTTCTGGGGCTGGTTTAGCCCGAGGGTATCTTGGACGCCATGGTTTGACAGCAGAACGTTTTGTTGCTAATCCATTTGGCCAAGCTGGAAGCCGAATGTATCGGACTGGAGATTTAGCCAAATGGCGTGAGGATGGCTCATTAGATTATCTGGGCCGGGCCGACCACCAGATCAAGATTCGCGGCTTTCGGATTGAACTTGGAGAAATTGAGGCAATACTTGCCCAGTGTACTGAACTGGTACAAGTTGCAGTTATAGTACGCGAAGACAATCCAGGTGATAAGAGATTAGTTGCTTATGTAGTGCCAGCAGCTAATACGGACTTTGATTCAGCTGAATTACGACGGTACGTAGCAGCCAGCCTTCCAGATTACATGATTCCATCAGCATTTGTACAAATGGTAGATTTGCCTTTGACAGCGAATGGAAAACTTAATCGAAAGGCGTTGCCAATTCCAGAATTCGGTGCGGCCATAACAGGGCGTGGACCACGGACACCGCAAGAAGAAATCCTTTGTAATCTATTCATGGATGTTCTCGGTTTACCACAGGTGGGAATCGATGATGGATTCTTTGATTTGGGGGGACATTCCCTTCTCGCTGTCCAGTTGATGAGTAAAATACGTGAGGCGCTTGGCATTGAATTAGGTATCGGGAATTTATTCGAGGCACCAACAATTGCTGGTCTAGTAGAAAGGTTTGAAATGGGATCAAGTCAGAGTGCTTTGGCTGTTCTGCTGCCACTTCGTAAAAGTGGTCAAGAGCTTCCGCTATTTTGTTTACATCCAGCGGGAGGCTTGAGCTGGTGCTATGCGGGGTTAATGACAGCACTCGGACCGGACTATCCGATATATGGTCTGCAAGCTCGCGGTATTTCAGAGCGTGAGCGTTATCCGGAAACACTAGTAGAAATGGCAGAGGATTATATTAAACAGATCCGTAAAGTCCAGCCGCAAGGCCCTTATCGTTTATTGGGTTGGTCACTGGGTGGAAATGTCGTTCATGCCATGGCTGTGCAACTACAAAACGAGGGAGAAGAAGTCCAACTTGCCGCTATTCTAGATGCCTATCCTAGTCAGTTCTTGCCGACCCAAGACGCACCAGGTGATGAAGAAGCCTTAATTGCCCTGCTTGCTTTAGGCGGATTTGAACCTAATAAATTAGGAAGCGAACCTTTAGATGATGCTAGTGCCATAGAAATTTTGCGTCAGGATGGAAGCGCGTTGGCTAGTTTGGAAGAAGAAACGATTCTTAATTTGAAAGAGACCTATGTTAATTCTGTTCGCATCATGGGCGAATACGAACCGGGAGTATTCAATGGTGATGTCTTATTCTTTAAATCGACACTCGTGCCGGAATGGTTTCCTGACATTTCTACGGATTCATGGCATCCATATATAAAAGGAGTAATTGAACAGCATGATATCGTTTGCCGCCACAAGGATATGTGTCAACCTGAACCGCTTGCAGAAATCGGACAGGTTATTGCAACTAAGCTAGCAAAAATGAAAACTTACGCATTAATTAATGAAGGTGGAGATAACGGATGA
- a CDS encoding MbtH family protein: MTNPFEKQDGTYKVLINEEGQHSLWPAFLHIPEGWSTIYGEESKKNCLDYINANWIDLQPKSLKLVTNIYGKK; the protein is encoded by the coding sequence ATGACCAACCCTTTTGAGAAGCAGGATGGTACGTATAAAGTTTTAATAAATGAAGAAGGCCAGCATTCCCTTTGGCCCGCCTTTTTACATATACCAGAAGGCTGGTCCACCATATATGGAGAAGAAAGCAAAAAAAACTGTTTGGACTATATCAATGCAAATTGGATCGATCTTCAACCTAAAAGTTTAAAGCTTGTTACGAACATCTATGGAAAAAAGTAA
- a CDS encoding 4'-phosphopantetheinyl transferase family protein, translating into MVEVYTCKLPANRETTVLDKLLFHVSKERQSRLKRFVKIDDAYRSLVGDLLVRFALTERYGAIDGELKIETNEYGKPFLCEYSDFHYNISHSGDYVVCAVHVDAVGVDIEYIGPFNLHLAKELFTEEEYQEVQENENSLAAFYDIWTLKESYIKAVGQGLSKSLKEFSIKKDRSNDSIRIKDVQTGKEMMDYVCRQYKADDNYRLSVCAHHANAAQFRSLPISVTFQEICERLGMAVTKPNVYGGIKIETN; encoded by the coding sequence GTGGTTGAAGTATATACCTGTAAATTACCTGCGAACAGAGAGACTACGGTGTTAGATAAATTGCTTTTTCATGTTTCAAAAGAAAGACAAAGTCGATTGAAAAGGTTTGTGAAGATTGATGACGCATACCGTTCACTGGTTGGCGATTTGCTCGTTCGTTTTGCGCTGACAGAACGATACGGTGCAATAGACGGGGAACTGAAAATTGAGACCAATGAATATGGAAAGCCATTCTTATGTGAGTACTCTGATTTTCACTATAACATCTCCCATTCGGGTGACTATGTGGTGTGTGCTGTTCATGTTGATGCCGTGGGCGTAGATATTGAATACATAGGACCATTTAATTTGCACCTGGCTAAGGAGCTGTTTACTGAAGAAGAGTATCAAGAAGTACAGGAAAATGAGAACAGCCTGGCTGCCTTTTATGATATATGGACCTTGAAAGAAAGTTATATTAAAGCCGTTGGGCAGGGTTTGTCCAAGTCGTTAAAGGAGTTTTCTATAAAAAAAGATAGAAGTAATGACTCTATTCGAATAAAGGATGTGCAGACAGGTAAAGAGATGATGGACTATGTTTGCAGACAGTATAAGGCAGACGATAACTACCGTCTCTCTGTTTGTGCTCATCATGCTAATGCTGCTCAGTTTAGAAGTCTGCCTATCTCTGTCACATTTCAAGAAATTTGTGAGAGATTGGGCATGGCTGTAACGAAACCCAATGTATATGGAGGAATAAAAATTGAGACAAATTAA
- a CDS encoding MFS transporter, whose translation MRQINIAQVIEGSKFNSFHLSVLLWCVFLILFDGYDLTVFGAVIPTLSKEWGTSPSILGLIGSLTLVGGLIGSLICGIAADKIGRKKVIIGCVALFGAFTLLTGLAQGPVDFAIYRFLAGIGLGGIPPLLVVLTSEYSPKAIKNIMVGIMFSGYSIGGILVSLFGMKVIPTVGWNWMFFIGAIPLAAIPFLIKYLPESLYYYVEKGEHEKAKEIVTRLDPSYVPHDTDRFINELSTSGVPVVKLFENQRGRSTIMFWIACFMGLLMVYGLGTWLPQLMVEAGYELNSSLLFLCCLNIGAIVGSVCGGWLADRIGSKRVLISYFSIGAVCLVLLGFKPGSLFLYVLIAVAGAATIGSQNLNNAYISMFYPTQMKSTALGWALGVGRLGAIMGPTIGGLLIQLKLPIYINFLSFAIPALIAAVSISFVQNQYNSTMNLKLCPSPEDYQKSS comes from the coding sequence TTGAGACAAATTAACATTGCGCAGGTTATTGAAGGGAGTAAATTTAACTCTTTTCACTTATCTGTTTTACTATGGTGTGTTTTCCTTATCCTGTTTGATGGCTATGATTTAACTGTTTTTGGAGCAGTTATTCCAACCTTAAGTAAAGAGTGGGGGACGTCACCAAGTATCTTAGGCTTGATCGGAAGCTTAACTTTAGTTGGCGGCTTAATCGGCTCACTTATTTGTGGAATAGCAGCAGATAAAATAGGGAGGAAGAAAGTCATTATTGGTTGTGTGGCTCTGTTTGGTGCGTTTACTTTATTGACGGGATTAGCACAAGGACCAGTAGATTTTGCTATCTACCGTTTTCTTGCAGGAATTGGATTGGGGGGAATTCCACCATTATTAGTTGTACTAACCTCTGAATATTCTCCTAAGGCAATAAAAAATATCATGGTAGGAATCATGTTCAGCGGTTATTCAATAGGCGGCATATTAGTCTCTCTTTTTGGAATGAAGGTCATTCCAACAGTAGGATGGAATTGGATGTTTTTCATTGGGGCTATTCCGTTAGCCGCCATTCCCTTTCTAATTAAATATTTACCGGAATCTCTCTATTATTATGTGGAAAAGGGAGAACATGAAAAGGCTAAAGAGATAGTGACTCGGTTAGATCCTTCCTATGTTCCTCATGATACAGATCGATTTATAAATGAGTTATCAACCTCAGGTGTTCCTGTCGTAAAACTCTTTGAAAATCAACGCGGCAGGTCCACGATCATGTTTTGGATTGCATGCTTTATGGGATTATTAATGGTATATGGTTTGGGTACATGGCTGCCTCAACTAATGGTTGAGGCAGGATATGAATTGAATTCAAGCTTGCTATTTTTATGCTGTTTAAATATAGGAGCCATCGTAGGTTCGGTGTGCGGCGGTTGGTTAGCCGATCGAATTGGATCAAAACGAGTATTAATTAGTTACTTTAGTATCGGGGCCGTCTGTCTGGTCTTACTTGGGTTTAAACCAGGTTCCCTTTTTCTTTATGTTCTAATCGCTGTAGCTGGGGCAGCGACGATTGGATCGCAAAATTTAAACAATGCGTACATCTCCATGTTCTACCCAACGCAGATGAAATCAACTGCATTGGGTTGGGCCTTGGGGGTAGGAAGGTTAGGAGCGATAATGGGACCGACAATCGGCGGGCTGTTAATACAGTTGAAGCTGCCTATCTATATAAATTTTCTTAGCTTTGCGATTCCTGCATTGATCGCAGCGGTATCGATTAGCTTTGTCCAAAATCAATATAATAGTACGATGAATCTCAAATTATGTCCTTCTCCAGAAGACTACCAAAAGAGCAGCTAA